A single genomic interval of Streptomyces graminofaciens harbors:
- a CDS encoding amino acid ABC transporter ATP-binding protein: MNAMVKAEGIHKSFGPVEVLKGIDLEVKTGEVFCLIGPSGSGKSTFLRCINHLEKINAGRLYVDGELVGYRQKGDKLYELKDSEVALKRRDIGMVFQRFNLFPHMTAVENVMEAPVQVRGTKRADAHHRAMELLDRVGLADKSGNYPSQLSGGQQQRVAIARALAMEPKLMLFDEPTSALDPELVGDVLDVMRDLAESGMTMVVVTHEMGFAREVGDSLVFMDGGVVVEAGNPRDVLTNPQEERTQSFLSKVL; the protein is encoded by the coding sequence ATGAACGCCATGGTGAAGGCCGAGGGCATCCACAAGTCGTTCGGCCCCGTCGAGGTCCTCAAGGGCATCGACCTGGAGGTGAAGACGGGCGAGGTGTTCTGCCTCATCGGCCCGTCCGGCTCCGGCAAGTCGACGTTCCTGCGGTGCATCAACCACCTCGAGAAGATCAACGCCGGCCGACTGTACGTCGACGGCGAGCTCGTCGGCTACCGCCAGAAAGGCGACAAGCTGTACGAGCTGAAGGACAGCGAAGTCGCCCTCAAGCGCCGGGACATCGGCATGGTGTTCCAGCGGTTCAACCTGTTCCCGCACATGACGGCCGTGGAGAACGTCATGGAGGCGCCGGTGCAGGTGCGAGGCACGAAGAGGGCGGACGCGCACCACCGCGCGATGGAACTGCTGGACCGCGTCGGCCTCGCCGACAAGTCGGGCAACTACCCCTCCCAGCTCTCCGGCGGCCAGCAGCAGCGGGTGGCCATCGCCCGGGCGCTGGCGATGGAGCCGAAGCTGATGCTCTTCGACGAGCCGACCTCGGCGCTCGACCCGGAGCTGGTCGGCGACGTCCTCGACGTCATGCGCGACCTCGCCGAGTCCGGTATGACGATGGTCGTCGTCACCCACGAGATGGGCTTCGCCCGCGAGGTCGGGGACAGCCTGGTCTTCATGGACGGCGGTGTGGTCGTCGAGGCGGGCAACCCGCGCGACGTCCTGACGAACCCGCAGGAGGAACGGACGCAGTCGTTCCTGTCGAAGGTGCTCTGA
- a CDS encoding class I SAM-dependent methyltransferase — MTTTSGTTSGNSSDNTSGDAFGTDWRAWQESWDRQQEWYMPDREERFRVMLDMVEALVGPEPRVLDLACGTGSITSRLFARFPKAVSTGVDLDPALLTIAEGTFAGDRRVTFVTADLTDPDWPAQLPYDSYDAVLTATALHWLHSEPLAALYGQVAELVRDGGVFMNADHMIDETTPRINAAERAQRHAHMEQAKANGVLDWAQWWNVAAQDPVLAGPTARRFEIYGEHADGDMPSVEWHARVLREKGFTEARPVWSSPSDTLLLALK, encoded by the coding sequence ATGACGACCACGAGCGGCACCACGTCCGGCAACAGTTCCGACAACACCTCTGGTGACGCCTTCGGCACCGACTGGCGCGCCTGGCAGGAGAGCTGGGACCGGCAGCAGGAGTGGTACATGCCCGACCGCGAGGAGCGGTTCCGGGTGATGCTGGACATGGTCGAGGCCCTTGTCGGCCCCGAGCCCCGCGTCCTCGACCTCGCCTGCGGTACGGGATCCATCACGTCCAGGCTGTTCGCGCGGTTCCCGAAGGCCGTCAGCACCGGAGTCGACCTCGACCCGGCGCTGCTCACCATCGCCGAGGGCACCTTCGCGGGCGACCGGCGCGTCACCTTCGTCACCGCCGACCTCACCGACCCGGACTGGCCGGCACAGCTGCCGTACGACTCGTACGACGCCGTGCTGACGGCGACAGCCCTGCACTGGCTGCACAGCGAACCCCTCGCCGCTCTCTACGGTCAGGTCGCGGAACTGGTCCGCGACGGCGGTGTCTTCATGAACGCGGACCACATGATCGACGAGACCACGCCCCGGATCAACGCCGCCGAGCGCGCGCAGCGCCACGCCCATATGGAACAAGCCAAGGCGAACGGCGTCCTCGACTGGGCCCAATGGTGGAACGTCGCAGCCCAGGACCCCGTTCTCGCCGGTCCGACCGCCCGCCGCTTCGAGATCTATGGCGAACACGCCGACGGTGACATGCCCTCCGTCGAATGGCACGCGCGCGTGCTGCGCGAAAAGGGGTTCACGGAGGCCCGGCCGGTGTGGTCCTCGCCGTCGGACACGCTGTTGCTCGCCCTGAAGTAG
- a CDS encoding CGNR zinc finger domain-containing protein yields MELAYYSDYAVRLVNSEEPLRGKDALTSVEAVRDLFGGNQSAARRAAEADVTRFRSVRGRLRAVFEAADGGDETLAVDLLNSLLLEFPVSPQISGHDHRDDDGRPLWHMHLADHPSNATAGYAAIAAMGLAFHLTEYGVDRLGLCEAAPCRNAYLDTSTNRSRRYCSDRCATRANVAAYRARKRLEADRSPSTGRAAESAQRASASGER; encoded by the coding sequence GTGGAACTGGCCTATTACTCGGATTACGCCGTCCGCCTCGTGAACAGCGAGGAACCGCTCCGGGGCAAGGACGCGCTCACCTCGGTCGAGGCCGTCCGCGACCTCTTCGGGGGCAATCAGTCGGCGGCCCGGCGTGCCGCGGAGGCGGATGTGACGCGCTTCCGCTCGGTCCGGGGGCGGCTGCGCGCGGTCTTCGAGGCGGCGGACGGCGGCGACGAGACGCTCGCCGTCGACCTGCTGAACTCATTGCTGCTGGAGTTCCCGGTGAGCCCGCAGATCTCCGGCCACGACCACCGGGACGACGACGGACGTCCCCTGTGGCACATGCATCTGGCGGACCATCCGTCGAACGCGACCGCGGGCTACGCGGCGATCGCCGCGATGGGCCTCGCGTTCCATCTGACCGAGTACGGCGTGGACCGCCTCGGCCTGTGCGAGGCGGCCCCGTGCCGCAACGCCTACCTCGACACCTCCACCAACCGCTCCCGGCGCTACTGCTCGGACCGCTGCGCGACCCGCGCCAACGTGGCGGCCTACCGCGCCCGCAAACGCCTGGAGGCGGACCGGTCGCCGAGCACGGGCCGGGCCGCGGAGAGCGCCCAGCGGGCGAGCGCGAGCGGCGAACGCTGA
- a CDS encoding dihydrofolate reductase family protein, which produces MRKLTYFIACSIDGFIGGPDGDASFMYPFVDEEFLAFLKAEYPETIATQGRRALGVDDLPNRKYDTVVSGRSSYDVAFKEGITSPYAHLREYVASRSLGESPDPNVEIISDDLVGKVRALKAEDGELGIYLCGGSVIAGRLLDEIDELVIKTYPIVLGTGMPMFGSGFAVSGFTLDGTRVFGNGVMVRTFNRKR; this is translated from the coding sequence TTGCGTAAACTCACGTACTTCATCGCCTGCTCCATCGACGGCTTCATCGGGGGTCCGGACGGCGACGCGTCGTTCATGTATCCCTTCGTGGACGAGGAGTTCCTCGCCTTCCTCAAGGCGGAGTACCCGGAGACGATCGCGACCCAGGGCCGCCGCGCCCTCGGTGTCGACGACCTTCCGAACAGGAAGTACGACACGGTCGTCAGCGGCCGTTCCAGCTACGACGTGGCGTTCAAGGAGGGCATCACCAGCCCCTACGCCCATCTGCGTGAGTACGTCGCCTCGCGCAGCCTCGGGGAGTCGCCCGACCCGAATGTCGAGATCATCTCGGACGACCTCGTCGGCAAGGTCCGCGCGCTCAAGGCGGAGGACGGCGAACTCGGCATCTACCTGTGCGGTGGCTCGGTGATCGCGGGCCGGCTGCTCGACGAGATCGACGAACTCGTCATCAAGACCTATCCGATCGTGCTCGGCACCGGTATGCCGATGTTCGGATCCGGCTTCGCCGTCAGTGGGTTCACGCTCGACGGCACACGTGTCTTCGGCAACGGGGTCATGGTGCGGACGTTCAACAGGAAGCGCTGA
- a CDS encoding family 2 encapsulin nanocompartment cargo protein polyprenyl transferase — protein sequence MLGSSEFVDSGGAAGASGVLDASEAAGILEQAREFVDPELRRAVDSLPVSMRRVARYHFGWEHADGTPAAAHAGKAIRPALVLAAATALGGRTSTAVRAAAAVELVHNFTLLHDDVMDRDTTRRHRRTAWAVFGDADAILAGDVMQALALRLLAEDSHPASAAAAARLADCVVELCAGQHADTEMEGRRPEEVTLDEVLAMAEAKTGALLGCACALGALYAGAREEDVEALDAFGREAGLAFQLIDDVIGIWGDPSRTGKPAGADLMVRKKSLPVVAALASGTPDAVQLAELYGLPYEEGDLERTALAVERAGGRDWAQLQAADRMARAMHELSRAIPDPEAAGGLLALAEFVTRRSH from the coding sequence GTGCTTGGCTCGAGCGAGTTTGTCGACTCGGGTGGGGCGGCGGGAGCGTCCGGGGTCCTCGATGCTTCGGAGGCCGCCGGGATTCTTGAGCAGGCTCGGGAGTTCGTCGACCCTGAGCTGCGTCGGGCCGTCGATTCGCTGCCCGTCTCGATGCGGCGGGTCGCGCGCTACCACTTCGGCTGGGAGCACGCGGACGGTACGCCGGCGGCGGCCCACGCGGGAAAAGCGATCCGTCCCGCGCTGGTGCTGGCCGCGGCCACGGCGCTCGGCGGCCGTACGTCCACGGCCGTACGGGCCGCAGCGGCTGTGGAGTTGGTGCACAACTTCACGTTGCTGCACGACGACGTCATGGACCGGGACACCACCCGACGGCACCGGCGCACCGCGTGGGCCGTGTTCGGCGACGCCGACGCGATTCTCGCCGGGGACGTCATGCAGGCCCTGGCCTTGCGACTGCTCGCCGAGGATTCGCACCCGGCGTCCGCGGCGGCCGCCGCCCGGCTCGCGGACTGCGTCGTCGAACTGTGCGCGGGGCAGCACGCGGACACCGAGATGGAGGGGCGTCGTCCGGAGGAGGTCACCCTCGACGAGGTGCTCGCGATGGCCGAGGCGAAGACGGGCGCGCTGCTCGGCTGTGCCTGTGCGCTGGGGGCGTTGTACGCGGGGGCCCGGGAGGAGGACGTCGAGGCTCTCGACGCGTTCGGCCGGGAGGCCGGGCTCGCCTTCCAGCTGATCGACGACGTGATCGGCATCTGGGGGGACCCGAGCCGTACCGGCAAGCCGGCCGGGGCGGATCTCATGGTCCGCAAGAAGTCGTTGCCGGTGGTCGCGGCGTTGGCCTCCGGCACACCGGACGCGGTCCAGCTCGCCGAGTTGTACGGGCTGCCGTACGAGGAGGGGGACTTGGAGCGGACGGCGCTCGCGGTGGAGCGGGCAGGGGGTCGGGACTGGGCGCAGTTGCAGGCGGCCGATCGGATGGCTCGGGCCATGCATGAGCTGTCGCGGGCGATTCCGGATCCGGAGGCGGCCGGGGGGCTCCTGGCATTGGCCGAGTTCGTGACGCGGCGTAGTCACTGA
- a CDS encoding YciI family protein, which yields MKYLVMVQGTQADYEGMRGKASEHAPAWTQEELRAMYAHMGAINDDLAETGELVDGQGLAEPAQTRLVSVDADGKPAITDGPYSETKELLAGYWVLDCASLERVTEIAERVARCPGPEGLTDYPVVIRPILDGAGDV from the coding sequence ATGAAGTACCTGGTGATGGTGCAGGGTACGCAGGCCGACTACGAGGGCATGCGCGGCAAGGCCTCCGAGCACGCCCCGGCCTGGACCCAGGAGGAGCTGCGGGCCATGTACGCCCACATGGGCGCGATCAACGACGACCTCGCCGAGACCGGGGAGCTGGTCGACGGGCAGGGACTCGCCGAACCGGCGCAGACCAGGCTGGTCTCGGTCGACGCGGACGGCAAGCCCGCGATCACGGACGGGCCGTACTCGGAGACCAAGGAACTGCTCGCCGGTTACTGGGTCCTCGACTGCGCGAGCCTGGAGCGGGTCACGGAGATCGCCGAGCGCGTCGCCCGCTGCCCCGGACCCGAGGGGCTCACGGACTACCCGGTGGTGATCCGGCCGATCCTGGACGGGGCCGGGGACGTGTGA
- a CDS encoding VOC family protein translates to MTEPRFEPIRWTHVFIDRPAASFDRACAFWTAVTDTKLSEPRGEHGEFVTLLPRGADASVKAQAVDTADPGGAHLDLCVSDVPALVASALALGAEIVTPHDGWTVLRSPGGQLFCAVPWHGEAVRPPVFDNSRLDQVCVDLAPASFDTEIAFWTTLTGWESYAGSRPEFHVLKPPPGLPTRILLQRLDASRPTSAHLDLACSDITRTRSHHESLGAEFITRAPHWTVMRDPAGGTYCLTGRDPETGGLPAAG, encoded by the coding sequence ATGACTGAGCCCCGGTTCGAGCCCATCCGCTGGACACATGTGTTCATCGACCGTCCGGCGGCGTCCTTCGACCGCGCGTGCGCCTTCTGGACGGCGGTGACGGACACGAAGCTCTCCGAACCCCGAGGGGAGCACGGCGAGTTCGTCACCCTCCTCCCCCGGGGCGCGGACGCCTCCGTGAAAGCCCAGGCGGTCGACACAGCCGACCCCGGCGGCGCCCACCTGGATCTGTGCGTGAGCGACGTACCGGCCCTGGTCGCCTCCGCACTCGCCCTCGGCGCCGAGATCGTCACCCCGCACGACGGCTGGACGGTCCTGCGCTCCCCCGGCGGCCAGCTGTTCTGCGCGGTTCCGTGGCACGGCGAGGCAGTGCGCCCACCGGTGTTCGACAACAGCCGCCTGGACCAGGTGTGCGTGGACCTGGCCCCTGCCTCCTTCGACACGGAGATCGCGTTCTGGACGACGTTGACCGGCTGGGAGTCCTACGCGGGATCCCGCCCGGAGTTCCACGTACTGAAACCCCCGCCCGGCCTCCCGACCCGCATCCTCCTCCAGCGTCTGGACGCCTCCCGCCCCACCTCGGCCCACCTGGACCTGGCCTGCTCCGACATCACCAGGACCCGCTCCCACCACGAGAGCCTCGGCGCCGAGTTCATCACCCGAGCGCCCCACTGGACGGTGATGCGGGACCCGGCGGGCGGCACGTACTGCCTGACGGGGCGGGACCCGGAGACGGGAGGGTTGCCGGCGGCGGGGTGA
- a CDS encoding family 2B encapsulin nanocompartment shell protein: MSVGEEVRPQQDKPQQSLGTAAARNLATTTKSAPQMQEISSRWLLRTLPWVNVQGGTYRVNRRLTYAVGDGRITFVKTGDQVAVIPAELGELPALRTYEDIEVLGELAQRCQQREFSPGDVLAEFGSQAEEVFLLAHGRVEKIGTGPYGDDAVLGVLADGAYFGEQSLLDGEAIWEYTARAVTACTVLVLPRQAVEQLSERAQTLGEHLQQQRSIPSQRTNKYGEKEIDLAAGHSGEPDIPHTFVDYEAAPREYELSVAQTVLRIHSRVADLYNQPMNQTEQQVRLTVEALKERQEHELINNREFGLLHNCEYDQRIQPHDGVPSPDDLDELLSRRRGTKLLLAHPRAISAIGRELNKRGLVPETIDVGGNRIPTWRGVPIYPCNKIPVTEARTSSIIAMRTGEEDQGVIGLRAAGIPDEIEPSLSVRFMGINEQAIIKYLVTAYYSAAVLVPDALGVLENVEIGRWR, from the coding sequence ATGTCGGTAGGCGAAGAGGTTCGTCCGCAGCAGGACAAGCCGCAGCAGAGTCTCGGCACGGCGGCTGCGCGGAACCTGGCCACGACCACGAAGTCCGCGCCCCAGATGCAGGAGATCAGCTCGCGCTGGCTGCTGCGCACACTGCCCTGGGTGAATGTGCAGGGCGGCACGTACCGGGTGAACCGGCGGCTGACCTACGCGGTCGGCGACGGCCGTATTACTTTTGTGAAGACCGGCGACCAGGTCGCCGTGATCCCCGCCGAGCTGGGCGAGCTGCCCGCCCTGCGGACCTATGAGGACATCGAGGTGCTCGGCGAGCTGGCGCAGCGGTGCCAGCAGCGGGAGTTCTCGCCCGGTGATGTACTGGCCGAGTTCGGCAGCCAGGCCGAGGAGGTGTTCCTGCTCGCGCACGGCAGGGTCGAGAAGATCGGCACCGGACCCTACGGCGATGACGCGGTCCTCGGTGTGCTGGCCGACGGCGCCTACTTCGGCGAACAGTCGCTGCTCGACGGCGAGGCCATCTGGGAGTACACAGCTCGCGCGGTCACCGCGTGCACGGTGCTCGTCCTGCCGCGTCAGGCCGTCGAACAGCTCTCCGAGCGGGCCCAGACCCTGGGTGAGCATCTGCAGCAGCAGCGCTCGATCCCCTCGCAGCGCACCAACAAGTACGGCGAGAAGGAGATCGACCTCGCGGCCGGCCACAGTGGCGAGCCGGACATTCCGCACACCTTCGTCGACTACGAGGCCGCGCCGCGCGAGTACGAACTGAGCGTCGCCCAGACCGTGCTGCGCATCCACTCGCGTGTGGCCGACCTCTACAACCAGCCGATGAACCAGACCGAGCAGCAGGTGCGGCTCACCGTCGAGGCGTTGAAGGAGCGTCAGGAGCACGAGCTCATCAACAATCGGGAGTTCGGGCTGCTCCACAACTGCGAGTACGACCAGCGAATCCAGCCGCACGACGGTGTGCCCAGCCCCGACGACCTGGACGAACTGCTCAGCCGGCGCCGAGGCACCAAGCTGCTCCTCGCCCACCCGCGCGCGATCTCCGCGATCGGCCGTGAGCTCAACAAGCGCGGGCTCGTCCCGGAGACCATCGACGTCGGCGGCAACCGCATCCCCACCTGGCGCGGGGTGCCGATCTACCCGTGCAACAAGATCCCGGTGACCGAGGCCAGGACCAGCTCGATCATCGCCATGCGTACCGGCGAGGAGGACCAGGGCGTCATCGGTCTGCGGGCGGCGGGCATCCCGGACGAGATCGAGCCGAGCCTGTCCGTGCGGTTCATGGGCATCAACGAGCAGGCGATCATCAAGTACCTCGTGACGGCCTACTACTCGGCCGCGGTCCTGGTCCCCGACGCGCTCGGCGTGCTGGAGAACGTCGAGATCGGCCGCTGGCGGTGA
- the sodX gene encoding nickel-type superoxide dismutase maturation protease — protein MPELSQDTERGRAVLPLGVAEVTGPSMVPTLRHGDRLLVHYGARVRVGDVIVLRHPFQQDLLVVKRAAERRDGGWWVLGDNAYAGGDSTDYGTVPDELVLGRVRFRVRPRPGGQRSPLALARWALSAARPVLGDRSASRRLRAR, from the coding sequence ATGCCGGAGCTGTCGCAGGACACCGAGCGCGGGAGGGCTGTTCTGCCCCTGGGGGTGGCCGAGGTCACAGGGCCCTCCATGGTGCCCACTCTGCGTCACGGGGACCGGCTCCTCGTCCACTACGGGGCACGCGTACGGGTCGGTGACGTGATCGTGCTCCGGCATCCGTTCCAGCAGGACCTCCTCGTCGTCAAGCGGGCGGCCGAGCGCCGCGACGGCGGCTGGTGGGTCCTCGGCGACAACGCGTACGCCGGCGGGGACAGCACGGACTACGGGACCGTGCCCGACGAACTGGTGCTCGGCAGGGTCCGGTTCCGGGTGCGGCCCCGGCCCGGCGGTCAGCGTTCGCCGCTCGCGCTCGCCCGCTGGGCGCTCTCCGCGGCCCGGCCCGTGCTCGGCGACCGGTCCGCCTCCAGGCGTTTGCGGGCGCGGTAG
- a CDS encoding TetR/AcrR family transcriptional regulator has translation MARNPERRAALVDAAAVVLAREGARGLTFRAVDSEAGVPVGTASNYFADRDTLLNQIDTRLHERLAPDPAVIEELMAAPKDRSLVLASMRDLLSRATRDRTGYLALLELRLEATRRPALRASYTKSVRRELELGMRFHREAGLPGDDETVALLYLSVLGLLLEHLTLPDVLTGIVPDADVPDALLERIVNTIVPEGRPNTPCGTLQGQGTTP, from the coding sequence ATGGCGAGAAACCCGGAGCGCAGGGCCGCCCTGGTGGACGCGGCGGCGGTGGTGCTGGCACGGGAGGGTGCGCGAGGGCTGACGTTCCGCGCGGTGGACTCCGAGGCCGGGGTCCCGGTCGGCACCGCGTCGAACTACTTCGCCGACCGCGACACCCTGCTGAACCAGATCGACACCCGGCTGCACGAGCGGCTGGCCCCCGACCCGGCCGTGATCGAGGAGCTGATGGCGGCGCCCAAGGACCGCTCCCTGGTCCTGGCGTCCATGCGCGACCTGCTGTCCCGCGCGACCCGCGACCGCACCGGCTACCTGGCCCTCCTTGAACTACGCCTGGAGGCCACCCGCCGCCCCGCCCTGCGCGCCTCGTACACCAAGTCGGTACGCAGAGAACTGGAGCTGGGCATGCGGTTCCACCGGGAGGCGGGCCTACCCGGCGACGACGAGACGGTAGCCCTGCTCTACCTCTCCGTCCTCGGCCTCCTCCTCGAACATTTGACCCTCCCGGACGTCCTGACCGGCATAGTCCCCGACGCCGACGTACCGGACGCCCTCCTGGAACGAATCGTGAACACGATCGTGCCCGAGGGGCGGCCGAACACACCGTGCGGAACCCTTCAGGGCCAGGGCACAACGCCCTGA
- a CDS encoding N-acetylmuramoyl-L-alanine amidase: MAPPMSAARFLDILRNEGVTVVEVGDWEHHHRNHRGPWGPVHGVMIHHTVTSGAEATVRICRDGYAGLPGPLCHGVITKDGRVHLVGYGRANHAGLGDDDVLKAVVAERALPPDNEANTDGNRHFYGFECENLGDGEDPWPEAQLDAVERVSAAICRHHRWTERSVIGHLEWQPGKTDPKGFTMAAMRERIRDRLN; encoded by the coding sequence ATGGCCCCACCCATGTCCGCTGCCAGGTTTCTCGACATCCTCAGGAACGAGGGTGTGACCGTCGTCGAGGTCGGTGACTGGGAACATCACCATCGCAATCACAGGGGTCCGTGGGGACCTGTCCACGGCGTGATGATCCACCACACGGTCACATCCGGCGCCGAAGCCACCGTGCGGATCTGCCGCGACGGCTACGCGGGGCTGCCCGGCCCTCTGTGCCACGGCGTCATCACCAAGGACGGCCGCGTCCATCTGGTCGGCTACGGCCGCGCCAACCACGCGGGCCTCGGCGACGACGACGTCCTGAAGGCGGTCGTCGCCGAGAGGGCGCTCCCGCCGGACAACGAGGCCAACACCGACGGCAACCGCCACTTCTACGGCTTCGAGTGCGAGAACCTCGGTGACGGCGAGGACCCGTGGCCCGAGGCCCAGCTCGACGCCGTGGAAAGGGTCTCGGCCGCGATCTGCCGCCACCACCGCTGGACGGAGCGCTCGGTCATCGGCCACCTGGAATGGCAACCGGGCAAGACGGACCCCAAGGGCTTCACCATGGCCGCCATGCGGGAACGGATCCGCGACCGTCTGAATTAG
- a CDS encoding 1-aminocyclopropane-1-carboxylate deaminase/D-cysteine desulfhydrase: MSDNSHVTPAAPPDPTAPDSAASDPASALSPRLPSPLQEVTDDRFARHGVRLLLKRDDLIHRELIGNKWRKLAPNLVAAAGRPLLTFGGAYSNHLRATAAAGRLLGVPTIGVVRGQELADRPLNPSLTRCVADGMRLHFVDRSTYRHKADPDTLTALLHATDAEEAYVIPEGGSNSPAVRGCRELGVELRGHADVVAVACGTGGTFAGLAAGLAPEQRALGIPVLKGGFLAAEISALQQQAFGRRRGNWSLDERFHFGGYARTTPELDAFADEFEARHKVALERLYVAKLLYGLLALTAENAFPRGTTIAAVITGRPFPPPAGS, from the coding sequence ATGTCCGACAATAGTCACGTGACACCCGCCGCGCCCCCCGACCCAACAGCCCCTGACTCGGCAGCCTCCGACCCGGCCTCCGCCCTGAGCCCCCGGCTGCCGTCCCCCCTCCAGGAAGTCACCGACGACCGTTTCGCGCGCCACGGCGTACGGCTGCTCCTCAAGCGCGACGACCTGATCCACCGGGAGCTGATCGGCAACAAGTGGCGCAAGCTCGCCCCGAACCTGGTCGCGGCTGCGGGACGCCCACTGCTCACTTTCGGCGGCGCCTACTCGAACCACCTGCGCGCCACCGCCGCCGCGGGCCGTCTCCTGGGCGTGCCCACCATCGGCGTCGTCCGCGGTCAGGAACTTGCCGACCGCCCCCTCAACCCCTCCTTGACCAGGTGCGTGGCCGACGGCATGCGGCTGCACTTCGTCGACAGGTCGACATATCGCCACAAGGCCGACCCGGACACCCTGACCGCCCTCCTCCACGCCACCGACGCCGAGGAGGCGTACGTCATACCCGAGGGCGGCAGCAACTCCCCTGCCGTACGCGGCTGCCGGGAGCTCGGCGTCGAGCTGCGCGGTCACGCCGACGTGGTGGCCGTCGCCTGCGGCACCGGCGGCACCTTCGCGGGCCTGGCCGCCGGCCTCGCCCCCGAGCAGCGCGCCCTCGGCATCCCCGTCCTCAAGGGCGGCTTCCTGGCGGCCGAGATCTCCGCCCTCCAGCAGCAGGCCTTCGGCCGCCGACGCGGCAACTGGTCCCTCGACGAACGCTTCCACTTCGGCGGCTACGCCCGCACGACCCCAGAGCTGGACGCCTTCGCAGACGAGTTCGAAGCCCGCCACAAAGTGGCCCTGGAGCGTCTCTATGTCGCCAAATTGCTGTACGGACTTCTGGCTCTCACAGCGGAGAACGCCTTCCCGCGCGGGACGACGATCGCCGCCGTGATCACCGGACGCCCGTTCCCCCCGCCCGCCGGATCCTAG
- the sodN gene encoding superoxide dismutase, Ni, translated as MLSRLFAPKVKVSAHCDLPCGVYDPAQARIEAESVKAVQEKMAANDDPHFQARATVIKEQRAELAKHHVSVLWSDYFKPPHFEKYPELHVLVNDTLKALSAAKASTDPKTGEKALELIAEIDRIFWETKKA; from the coding sequence ATGCTTTCCCGCCTGTTTGCCCCCAAGGTCAAGGTCAGCGCCCACTGCGACCTGCCCTGCGGTGTGTACGACCCGGCCCAGGCCCGCATCGAGGCGGAGTCTGTGAAGGCCGTGCAGGAGAAGATGGCCGCCAACGACGACCCGCACTTCCAGGCGCGCGCCACGGTCATCAAGGAGCAGCGCGCCGAGCTCGCCAAGCACCACGTGTCGGTGCTCTGGAGCGACTACTTCAAGCCCCCGCACTTCGAGAAGTACCCGGAGCTGCACGTCCTGGTCAACGACACCCTGAAGGCCCTCTCGGCCGCCAAGGCGTCCACCGACCCGAAGACCGGCGAGAAGGCCCTGGAGCTCATCGCCGAGATCGACCGCATCTTCTGGGAGACGAAGAAGGCCTGA